Proteins from one Pleuronectes platessa chromosome 16, fPlePla1.1, whole genome shotgun sequence genomic window:
- the slc4a1a gene encoding solute carrier family 4 member 1a (Diego blood group): MENHFNMEEGSDMSYEDNDSVLPSPVRLTPAGQSCIFDLARRNEEEEGEENEQPVAAIVIPFDSDAHLNMNTNATTRGDAQAYVELNELQGNTWQETSRWMGYEENLNTATGNWGSSHVSYLTFKSLIQLRKTMESGAIIFDLNANSLSAVAEKVADELLDKDEIHASDRDDLLRALLMRRSQVEGPVVTASGDIEMQTFSVTKKRESSDNMEASVVLSGVLDFLQKPVVAFVRLQDSVVMTSALESPVPIRFVFILVGPSQNGMDYTESGRAMGALMADWVFCLEAFLAQTDKDLTNAIADFMDCSIVIPPTEIQDKAMMDPVIEFQRKMLRDRLRPNDTRLAFGDRVKVKKLPEEPKEDPLARTGYPFGGMVKDIKRRYRHYLSDYTDALNPQVLAAVIFIYFAALSPAITFGGLLADKTEKMMGVSELMVSTSIQGVIFCIIAAQPVLVIGFSGPLLVFEEAFYAFCKSQGIEYIVGRIWVGMWLIVIVVIIVALEGSFLVRFISRFTQEIFSILISLIFIYETFNKLVKIFKTHPLILNYDHLNTTLDNPFHPVLAEHIEYHSDGNITVHELEVERPYPNTALLSMCLMFGCFFIAFFLRQFKNGHYFPGPIRRLIGDFGVPIAIFFMIALDICIEDAYTQKLVVPKGVQVTNPKARGWFINPMGEKKTFPIWMMAACCVPAVLVFILIFLESQITTLIVSKPERKMVKGSGFHFDLLLLVTMGGIASLFGVPWLSAATVRSVTHANALTVMTKGPKPEIEKVVEQRISGILVAIMVGVSIYMEPILKMIPMTALFGIFLYMGITSLSGIQMWDRILLLITPKKYHPSEAYATRVKTLRMHLFTLIQLMCLGLLWVVKMSPFSLALPFVLILTIPLRMLMTGRLFSVKEMKCLDADDAKVTFEEEPGVDVYNESPLP, translated from the exons ATGGAAAACCATTTCAATATGGAggag GGCAGTGACATGTCATATGAAGACAATGACTCAGTCCTACCCTCTCCAGTTAGACT AACTCCAGCAGGCCAGAGCTGCATCTTTGACCTGGCAAGGaggaatgaggaagaggagggagaggagaatgAGCAGCCTGTGGCCGCCATCGTCATCCCCTTTGATTCAGATG CTCATCTGAACATGAACACCAATGCCACCACCAGAGGGGACGCTCAA GCCTATGTGGAGCTGAATGAGCTCCAGGGCAACACCTGGCAGGAGACCAGCCGCTGGATGGGCTACGAGGAGAACCTGAACACCGCCACGGGAAACTGGGGCTCATCTCACGTCTCCTATCTCACCTTCAAGAGTCTGATCCAGCTCCGCAAGACCATGGAATCAG GGGCCATCATCTTTGACCTGAATGCCAACAGTCTGTCTGCTGTGGCTGAGAAGGTGGCTGACGAGCTGCTGGACAAGGATGAGATCCATGCCAGCGATCGCGACGACCTGCTGAGGGCGCTGCTCATGAGACGCAG TCAGGTGGAGGGGCCTGTGGTTACAGCCTCCGGAGACATTGAGATGCAGACGTTTTCTGTAACCAAGAAG AGAGAGAGCTCTGACAACATGGAGGCCTCTGTCGTCCTCTCAG GTGTCCTGGACTTCTTGCAGAAACCAGTGGTGGCTTTTGTCCGGCTGCAGGACTCCGTGGTGATGACCTCTGCTCTGGAGTCTCCTGTCCCAATCCGCTTCGTCTTTATCCTGGTGGGGCCGAGCCAGAACGGGATGGACTACACCGAGAGCGGCCGAGCCATGGGTGCTCTGATGGCCGACTGG GTGTTCTGTCTGGAAGCCTTCTTGGCCCAGACCGACAAAGATCTGACCAACGCCATCGCTGACTTCATGGACTGCAGCATCGTGATTCCTCCCACTGAGATCCAAGATAAGGCCATGATGGATCCAGTGATTGAGTTCCAGAGGAAGATGCTGCGTGACAGACTCCGCCCCAATGACACCCGTCTCGCATTTGGCGACAGGGTTAAAG TTAAGAAACTTCCAGAGGAGCCAAAGGAGGATCCTCTGGCCCGTACTGGATACCCCTTCGGTGGGATGGTGAAGGACATCAAGCGCCGGTACCGTCACTACCTCAGCGACTACACTGATGCTCTGAACCCTCAGGTCCTCGCAGCCGTCATCTTCATCTACTTCGCTGCCCTGTCCCCGGCCATCACTTTTGGGGGACTTCTGG CTGACAAGACTGAAAAGATGATGGGTGTGTCCGAGCTCATGGTCTCCACCAGCATCCAAGGTGTCATCTTCTGTATCATCGCCGCCCAGCCTGTCCTCGTCATCGGCTTCTCTGGACCGCTGCTGGTGTTTGAGGAAGCTTTCTACGCT TTCTGCAAGTCCCAGGGCATTGAATACATTGTGGGCCGTATCTGGGTGGGGATGTGGCTGATCGTGATCGTCGTCATCATCGTGGCCCTGGAAGGCAGCTTCCTGGTCCGATTCATCTCCCGCTTCACTCAGGAGATCTTCTCCATCCTCATCtctctcatcttcatctacGAGACCTTTAATAAGCTCGTCAAG ATCTTCAAAACCCACCCTCTGATTCTGAACTACGACCATCTGAACACCACGCTGGACAACCCCTTCCACCCGGTCCTAGCGGAGCACATCGAGTACCATTCAGACGGCAACATCACCGTGCATGAGCTTGAGGTTGAGAGGCCCTACCCCAACACGGCCCTGCTCTCTATGTGCCTGATGTTTGGCTGCTTCTTCATCGCATTCTTCCTCCGTCAATTCAAGAACGGACATTACTTCCCAGGCCCG ATCCGTCGTCTGATTGGAGATTTCGGTGTCCCCATCGCTATTTTCTTCATGATCGCACTGGATATCTGCATTGAGGATGCTTACACTCAG aaactggttgtgccAAAAGGTGTTCAAGTGACCAACCCCAAAGCCAGAGGCTGGTTCATCAACCCCATGGGAGAGAAGAAAACCTTCCCCATCTGGATGATGGCCGCCTGCTGTGTACCTGCAGTGCtcgtcttcatcctcatcttcctcgagTCCCAGATTACTAC GCTGATTGTGAGCAAACCTGAGAGGAAGATGGTGAAAGGATCTGGTTTCCACTTTGACCTGCTCCTCCTGGTCACCATGGGAGGAATCGCCTCTCTCTTCGGGGTGCCGTGGCTGAGCGCTGCCACTGTGCGGTCCGTCACCCACGCCAACGCTCTGACTGTCATGACCAAGGGCCCGAAACCGGAGATTGAGAAGGTGGTTGAGCAGAGGATTAGTGGCATTCTAGTGGCCATCATGGTCG GTGTTTCTATTTACATGGAACCTATACTGAAGATGATTCCTATGACGGCGTTGTTCGGCATTTTCCTCTACATGGGTATCACCTCTTTGAGTGGCATCCAGATGTGGGACAGGATACTGCTGCTGATCACACCGAAGAAGTACCATCCCTCTGAAGCCTACGCCACCAGG GTAAAGACGCTGCGGATGCACCTCTTCACTTTGATCCAGCTCATGTGCCTCGGCCTCCTGTGGGTGGTGAAGATGAGCCCCTTCTCTCTGGCTCTGCCTTTCGTTCTCATCCTCACAATCCCTCTGCGCATGTTGATGACCGGCAGGCTCTTCTCCGTCAAGGAGATGAAATGT CTGGATGCGGATGATGCCAAAGTGACATTTGAGGAGGAACCTGGGGTGGATGTGTACAATGAGAGCCCGCTGCCATAA